One Paramisgurnus dabryanus chromosome 10, PD_genome_1.1, whole genome shotgun sequence genomic region harbors:
- the LOC135779880 gene encoding CD209 antigen-like protein C isoform X1: MTVEMKDTNTQQPLQHTGSKHVLNILVTVCLELLCVLLLTAVIVVRVLIYTNNQCHIESKNIREERDQLLTEYTNITEEREQLLTNNTNLTKQNAKLSHENINLWKCFNEKDGWKYYRFSYYYISSEMKNWNESRRYCRERGADLIIINNKEEQDFIKKTMSSPVRFWIGLTDIEVEGRWKWVDGSTLTTRFWVTPQPDGKRNANCVLSTSSGWFDYQCSYSTKWICEKNKM; the protein is encoded by the exons ATGACTGTAGAGATGAAagatacaaacacacaacaacCACTGCAGCATACAG GAAGTAAGCATGTGTTGAACATATTAGTAACAGTGTGTTTGGAGCTGCTGTGTGTTCTTCTACTGACTGCAGTCATAGTGGTGCGTGTCCTGATCTATACAAACAATCAGTGTCACATCGAGAGCAAAAATATCagagaagagagagaccagctactaaccgaatataccaacatcacagaagagagagaACAGCTACTAACCAACAATACCAACCTAACTAAACAAAATGCAAAGTTAAGTCATGAGAACATAAATCTGTGGAAATGTTTTAATGAAAAAG ATGGTTGGAAATATTACCGGTTCAGTTACTACTACATTTCATCTGAGATGAAAAACTGGAATGAGAGCAGAAGATACTGTAGAGAGAGAGGAGCAGATCTGATCATCATTaacaacaaagaggaacaa GATTTTATTAAGAAGACAATGTCTAGTCCTGTGAGATTCTGGATTGGTTTGACTGACATTGAAGTTGAGGGCAGATGGAAATGGGTTGATGGCAGCACACTGACCACAAG ATTTTGGGTGACACCACAGCCTGATGGCAAAAGAAATGCGAACTGTGTTCTGTCCACTTCATCAGGATGGTTTGATTATCAATGTTCTTATTCAACAAAATGGATCTGTGAGAAGAACAAAATGTAA
- the LOC135779880 gene encoding C-type lectin domain family 4 member M-like isoform X2, with product MTVEMKDTNTQQPLQHTDGWKYYRFSYYYISSEMKNWNESRRYCRERGADLIIINNKEEQDFIKKTMSSPVRFWIGLTDIEVEGRWKWVDGSTLTTRFWVTPQPDGKRNANCVLSTSSGWFDYQCSYSTKWICEKNKM from the exons ATGACTGTAGAGATGAAagatacaaacacacaacaacCACTGCAGCATACAG ATGGTTGGAAATATTACCGGTTCAGTTACTACTACATTTCATCTGAGATGAAAAACTGGAATGAGAGCAGAAGATACTGTAGAGAGAGAGGAGCAGATCTGATCATCATTaacaacaaagaggaacaa GATTTTATTAAGAAGACAATGTCTAGTCCTGTGAGATTCTGGATTGGTTTGACTGACATTGAAGTTGAGGGCAGATGGAAATGGGTTGATGGCAGCACACTGACCACAAG ATTTTGGGTGACACCACAGCCTGATGGCAAAAGAAATGCGAACTGTGTTCTGTCCACTTCATCAGGATGGTTTGATTATCAATGTTCTTATTCAACAAAATGGATCTGTGAGAAGAACAAAATGTAA